ACTCCATCCCGCAGACGCCGCACCAGGGGGCCCAGAATGCCACCACCACCGGCTTGCCTCGCAGCGCCTCCAAACGCACGGTGTCGCCGGACAGCGTGGTGAGCGTGAAGTCGGGGGCGGGCGTTCCTCCACCGGGGAGGTTCCGGGCCTGCCACGCGGCCACCGCGGTGAAGAGCAGGGCGAACACCACCAGGTCCACTCCCCAGCGCACCCACCACCGGGTCCGGGCGCGGGCCCAGGCGGACTTCAGGCGCGCGAGTGCGCCGGGACTGCCCTGCATGTGCATCCTCCTGCTGGGGGCGGACCCCGGCCGCCCGAAGGAGACGGCCGGGCCCGCGTCACATCATGTCAGGGTGGCGGCCTCATCGGGCTGCCACGCCGCGTCACGCACCCGGGTGCTGACCTGGCGCTGCGCGCGGCCGACCGCGCGGGTGACGGCGTTGCTGGCGCGCTCCAGCGTCCGGTCGATGGCCGCCAGCAGATTCGCATCCGCGGACTCGATGGCCAGCTCCCGCCCGTGCTCCAGGCGCAGCGCCACGCGGCACACCTGGTCCACGCCGCCCTTGGGGCCGTTGGCGTCCTCCAAGCGCACCACGACGTCCTTCACCCTGTCCGACAGCCGGTCCAGGGCGAAGCGCACGCGGCGCTCGGTGTAGGTTCGAAGGGTCTCCGTGAGGGGGATGTTCCGGGCTCGGATTTCGACGCGCATCCACGACGCTCCTTCCGGGGGCCCACCATGGGCCCTCCCCACTATCTCTGTCGTCGTG
This genomic window from Myxococcus hansupus contains:
- a CDS encoding TlpA disulfide reductase family protein, with protein sequence MHMQGSPGALARLKSAWARARTRWWVRWGVDLVVFALLFTAVAAWQARNLPGGGTPAPDFTLTTLSGDTVRLEALRGKPVVVAFWAPWCGVCGMESSNLSQLRKLAGDSAHVVSIAVAYEDEEAVRGFVQKHGVDYPVLLGDDAIQAAWRVNSFPTVFFVNAEGRVERAAVGYTTLAGLGWRLML
- a CDS encoding HPF/RaiA family ribosome-associated protein — translated: MRVEIRARNIPLTETLRTYTERRVRFALDRLSDRVKDVVVRLEDANGPKGGVDQVCRVALRLEHGRELAIESADANLLAAIDRTLERASNAVTRAVGRAQRQVSTRVRDAAWQPDEAATLT